A portion of the Pedobacter cryoconitis genome contains these proteins:
- a CDS encoding OmpA family protein, which translates to MKKITIAFFYLLFITSSFVRAQESAVKKAQQNFEYAQKSLLTKDYDGAAKSLEDAVAADPSFQFAFVQLADIYKLKRSFEKAKVNYLKAIDIQTVPLAARVYYSLGEAELNSGQYADAGKHFSLFKMAYQGKDREMVLKAEKYIRDCDFATVAIKAPEKYVPINLGPFINTKDREYLPTLTADGSTLIFSRTVEGNEDFYISRKVNKEWKTAIPLSDKINTRFNEGAQSISPDGMYLFFTGCNRPDGLGSCDLYVSHKNGNQWDAPFNLGSVVNSSSWDSQPAVTPDGNTLYFVSNRPGGIGGYDIWKTTLNGEGEWSKPENLGPDINTVYDENTPFIHPDGKTLYFSSNGWPGMGSMDIFYSRAQADGKWGKPVNLGYPINTFNEESGLMVSPDGTEGYFSSILKDGLGDMDIYRFKLPAAARPLPITYVKGIVRDKETRGYLEAKVQVVNLKTKETKFNDFTSKDNGEFLAVMPLGSTYAFNAVADGYLFYSENFELNQAKSGQPYLLEIYLEKLKPGANVVLKNIFFDTNKAELLPPSITELTNLLQLLQANTSVSIEIQGHTDNEGNAEANQKLSLQRSKAVYDYLTANKVKPERLTFKGFGATKPISSNDTPAGRQQNRRTSFIITGI; encoded by the coding sequence ATGAAGAAGATTACAATAGCATTTTTTTATCTGTTATTTATCACTAGTAGTTTTGTCCGGGCACAGGAGTCTGCTGTAAAAAAAGCACAACAGAATTTCGAGTACGCACAAAAGTCACTATTGACCAAAGATTATGACGGCGCTGCTAAATCTTTAGAAGATGCAGTAGCAGCAGATCCTTCTTTTCAGTTTGCTTTTGTTCAATTGGCAGATATTTACAAACTGAAAAGATCTTTTGAAAAAGCCAAAGTCAATTATTTAAAAGCGATTGACATTCAAACCGTTCCATTGGCAGCGAGAGTTTATTATTCTTTAGGTGAAGCAGAATTGAACAGCGGGCAATATGCTGATGCGGGGAAACACTTCTCCTTATTTAAGATGGCTTATCAGGGAAAAGACCGCGAAATGGTTTTAAAAGCGGAAAAATATATCCGGGATTGTGATTTTGCAACCGTTGCAATCAAAGCACCCGAAAAATATGTCCCTATAAATTTAGGGCCTTTCATTAATACCAAAGACAGAGAATATTTACCCACACTCACCGCAGATGGCTCAACACTTATCTTTAGCCGTACAGTTGAGGGGAATGAGGATTTTTATATCTCCCGTAAAGTAAATAAAGAATGGAAAACAGCAATCCCGCTCAGTGATAAAATTAATACCAGATTTAATGAAGGTGCGCAATCGATTTCACCAGATGGAATGTACTTGTTTTTTACGGGCTGTAACCGACCAGATGGACTTGGAAGTTGTGATCTGTATGTAAGTCATAAAAACGGAAACCAGTGGGATGCCCCTTTTAACCTTGGGTCTGTAGTCAACTCCTCTTCCTGGGATTCTCAGCCAGCAGTAACTCCGGATGGAAATACACTTTATTTTGTGAGTAACCGCCCCGGAGGAATAGGTGGATATGACATTTGGAAAACCACTTTAAATGGTGAAGGCGAATGGAGTAAACCAGAAAACCTTGGACCGGATATCAATACGGTTTATGATGAGAATACCCCATTTATACACCCCGATGGAAAAACTTTATACTTCTCTTCTAATGGATGGCCGGGCATGGGCAGTATGGATATCTTCTACAGCCGTGCACAAGCAGATGGAAAATGGGGCAAACCTGTGAACCTCGGTTATCCTATTAATACCTTCAATGAAGAAAGTGGATTAATGGTAAGTCCGGATGGCACCGAGGGGTACTTCTCTTCTATACTTAAAGATGGTTTAGGTGACATGGATATTTACAGATTTAAATTACCAGCCGCCGCAAGACCGCTACCCATTACTTATGTTAAAGGCATTGTCAGAGACAAAGAAACCCGTGGATATCTGGAAGCCAAAGTACAAGTGGTAAACCTGAAAACGAAAGAGACTAAATTCAATGACTTTACCTCAAAAGATAATGGCGAATTTCTGGCAGTGATGCCGCTGGGCAGTACTTATGCTTTTAATGCGGTGGCTGATGGTTACCTGTTTTATTCTGAGAATTTCGAATTGAACCAGGCAAAATCGGGTCAGCCTTATCTATTGGAAATTTATCTTGAAAAACTTAAACCTGGTGCAAATGTGGTTTTAAAGAATATATTTTTTGATACCAATAAAGCAGAACTTCTTCCGCCATCAATTACAGAGTTAACGAATCTTTTGCAATTGCTGCAGGCTAACACATCTGTAAGCATTGAAATTCAGGGGCACACTGACAATGAAGGTAATGCAGAAGCGAATCAGAAATTATCTTTACAGCGCTCCAAAGCAGTTTATGACTATTTGACTGCAAATAAAGTAAAGCCTGAAAGGTTGACATTCAAAGGATTCGGTGCTACTAAACCAATTTCATCAAATGATACCCCTGCTGGCCGTCAGCAAAACCGCAGAACTTCATTCATCATTACTGGTATATAA
- a CDS encoding 7-carboxy-7-deazaguanine synthase QueE produces the protein MAHNIPADGTLLPLMEEFYTIQGEGFNTGKAAYFIRLGGCDVGCHWCDVKESWDAELHPLTSADDIAEKADTFPGKAVVITGGEPLIYNMDYLTKKLQEKNILTFIETSGAYPLSGSWDWICLSPKKFKAPRPDITPFANELKVIVFNKSDFEWAEKYAETVSPACKLYLQPEWSKSKEITPMIIDYVMANPKWEISLQTHKYLNIP, from the coding sequence ATGGCACATAATATTCCAGCAGACGGCACATTGCTTCCATTAATGGAAGAATTTTACACAATTCAGGGTGAAGGTTTTAACACAGGCAAAGCTGCCTATTTTATTCGTCTTGGAGGTTGCGATGTGGGTTGTCACTGGTGTGATGTGAAGGAGAGCTGGGACGCTGAACTTCACCCCTTAACTTCAGCGGATGATATTGCTGAAAAAGCAGATACATTTCCTGGTAAAGCGGTTGTCATTACCGGTGGCGAGCCATTGATCTATAACATGGATTACCTGACCAAAAAACTGCAGGAAAAAAACATCCTTACTTTTATTGAAACTTCGGGAGCTTATCCATTGTCAGGCAGTTGGGACTGGATCTGTTTATCTCCAAAAAAGTTCAAAGCACCGCGTCCGGACATTACTCCTTTCGCCAATGAATTAAAAGTTATTGTCTTTAATAAGAGTGATTTTGAATGGGCTGAGAAATATGCAGAAACGGTATCTCCTGCCTGCAAACTTTATCTTCAGCCGGAATGGTCTAAATCAAAAGAAATTACGCCAATGATTATAGATTATGTGATGGCCAATCCTAAGTGGGAAATTTCCTTGCAAACACATAAATACTTAAATATTCCTTAA
- the kdsA gene encoding 3-deoxy-8-phosphooctulonate synthase translates to MVNFELDKLKHTTSGNFFLMAGPCAIEGEEIAMRIAERIVTLTDQLEIPFIFKGSYRKANRSKGDSFTGIGDEKALKILEKVGKTFGVPTVTDIHESAEAAMAAAYVDVLQIPAFLCRQTDLLIAAAKTGKVVNVKKGQFLSAGSMRFAVDKVYEAGNKRVILTDRGNTFGYQDLIVDYRGLPEMQSFGVPVVMDVTHSLQQPNQSSGVTGGKPQLIETIAKAAIAVGADGLFIETHPDPAHAKSDGANMLHLDLLEQLLVKLIKIRKAVV, encoded by the coding sequence ATGGTCAATTTTGAATTAGATAAATTAAAACATACGACTTCCGGTAATTTCTTTTTGATGGCCGGCCCTTGTGCAATTGAAGGGGAAGAAATCGCAATGAGAATTGCAGAAAGAATTGTAACCCTTACTGATCAGTTAGAAATCCCTTTTATTTTTAAAGGTTCTTACAGAAAAGCAAACCGTTCTAAAGGTGACTCTTTTACTGGTATTGGTGACGAAAAAGCATTAAAGATTTTAGAAAAGGTTGGAAAAACTTTTGGTGTACCAACAGTAACTGATATTCATGAGAGTGCTGAGGCTGCAATGGCCGCTGCATACGTGGATGTGTTACAGATCCCTGCATTTTTATGCAGACAAACGGATTTGCTGATTGCTGCTGCCAAAACTGGAAAAGTTGTTAACGTGAAGAAAGGGCAGTTCCTTTCTGCGGGTTCGATGAGATTTGCAGTTGATAAGGTTTACGAAGCTGGAAATAAACGTGTGATATTGACGGATAGGGGGAATACCTTCGGTTATCAGGACTTAATTGTAGATTACCGTGGTTTACCTGAAATGCAGTCTTTTGGAGTACCTGTAGTGATGGATGTAACGCACTCTTTACAGCAGCCAAATCAAAGTTCTGGTGTAACGGGTGGTAAACCTCAGTTAATTGAGACTATTGCGAAGGCAGCTATAGCTGTTGGAGCTGATGGATTATTCATTGAGACACATCCTGATCCTGCGCATGCAAAATCTGATGGTGCAAATATGCTTCATCTTGATTTATTAGAGCAGTTATTAGTGAAGTTAATTAAGATTAGAAAAGCGGTAGTTTAG
- the rlmB gene encoding 23S rRNA (guanosine(2251)-2'-O)-methyltransferase RlmB, with product MENFRRSPRPKENNEFVFGIRAVIEAIKAGKDIESIYMQRGLTGEIIPELKGLLRDTDIPVHNVPVEKLNRMTQKNHQGVVAVISAITFQKIEDIIPLIYEKGEVPLILILDGITDVRNMGAIARTAACTGVHAIVVPAKNSAQINADAIKTSAGALFTIPVCRQQNLHKTALFLQECGLQIVACTEKTNDLIYAPDYTAPTAIVMGAEDEGISNDIMRMANHLAKIPMFGEIGSLNVSVSTGVILYEAIRQRGTN from the coding sequence ATGGAAAACTTTAGAAGGTCACCCAGGCCTAAAGAAAATAACGAGTTTGTTTTCGGTATACGTGCTGTAATTGAAGCAATTAAAGCTGGTAAAGATATAGAAAGCATTTACATGCAACGCGGTCTTACAGGAGAAATCATTCCTGAGCTTAAGGGCTTGCTGAGAGATACTGATATCCCTGTACACAATGTTCCTGTAGAAAAGTTAAACAGGATGACACAAAAAAACCACCAGGGAGTGGTTGCTGTAATTTCTGCCATTACTTTTCAGAAAATAGAAGATATCATTCCTTTAATCTATGAAAAAGGAGAAGTTCCTTTAATCCTGATCCTGGATGGGATTACTGACGTAAGAAACATGGGGGCTATTGCAAGGACAGCAGCCTGTACAGGTGTACATGCCATTGTTGTTCCGGCAAAAAACTCTGCACAAATTAATGCAGATGCAATTAAAACCTCTGCGGGTGCATTATTTACGATCCCGGTATGCCGTCAGCAAAATTTACACAAAACTGCCTTATTCCTGCAAGAATGTGGTTTACAGATTGTGGCTTGTACCGAAAAAACAAATGATTTGATTTATGCACCAGATTATACTGCCCCAACAGCAATTGTAATGGGAGCGGAGGACGAGGGGATATCAAATGATATTATGCGTATGGCAAACCATTTAGCGAAGATCCCTATGTTTGGAGAGATCGGTTCACTAAATGTTTCGGTTTCTACCGGCGTTATTCTGTACGAAGCGATCAGACAGCGCGGTACGAATTAA
- a CDS encoding KpsF/GutQ family sugar-phosphate isomerase, with the protein MKSKKSIITAGINTLQAEAQAILGLVKHINDDFAAIVERIIAGNGRVIVTGIGKSAIIAQKIVATLNSTGTPSSYMHASDAVHGDLGMIQKTDIVICISKSGNTPEIKVLAPLLKQCGALLIGMVGQLESELARQADLILNTTVEKEACPNNLAPTTSTTAQLAMGDALAVSLLLAREFSAQDFARFHPGGSLGKKLYLKVSDLAERNAKPSILADAAVKDVIIAISKNRLGAVVVVDGSQIIGIITDGDIRRMLEKYADLTGLTAKDIMNSKPKMIDKDTLAVTAFELIRQSNITQLLITDANGYFGIVHLHDLLHEGLL; encoded by the coding sequence TTGAAAAGTAAAAAATCTATTATCACAGCGGGGATCAACACTTTACAAGCGGAAGCGCAGGCTATACTTGGGCTCGTAAAACATATAAATGACGATTTTGCAGCGATTGTGGAGCGGATTATAGCCGGAAACGGGCGTGTAATTGTTACAGGAATCGGTAAAAGCGCCATTATTGCGCAGAAAATTGTCGCTACTTTAAATTCTACAGGCACGCCATCGAGTTATATGCATGCTTCAGATGCGGTGCATGGAGACCTCGGGATGATACAGAAAACAGACATTGTAATCTGCATTTCCAAGAGCGGAAATACCCCCGAAATCAAGGTCCTCGCGCCCTTGCTAAAGCAGTGCGGAGCTTTACTGATCGGGATGGTCGGACAACTCGAATCTGAGCTGGCCAGACAAGCAGATCTGATTCTCAATACCACTGTTGAAAAAGAAGCTTGTCCTAATAATCTGGCGCCTACTACAAGTACAACTGCACAACTGGCTATGGGAGATGCGCTTGCAGTAAGCTTGCTTTTGGCCAGAGAATTCAGTGCACAGGATTTTGCCCGCTTCCATCCGGGAGGGTCTTTAGGAAAAAAACTGTACCTTAAAGTCTCTGATCTGGCAGAACGCAATGCTAAACCGAGTATTTTAGCTGACGCAGCTGTAAAAGATGTCATAATTGCAATTAGTAAAAACCGTTTAGGTGCTGTTGTTGTTGTTGATGGTAGCCAAATAATTGGTATCATTACAGACGGTGATATCAGAAGAATGCTGGAAAAATATGCAGACCTTACCGGCCTGACAGCAAAAGACATTATGAATAGCAAACCTAAAATGATAGATAAAGACACTTTAGCAGTAACCGCGTTCGAATTGATCAGACAATCTAATATTACACAATTATTAATTACCGATGCCAATGGTTATTTTGGTATTGTACATTTGCACGACCTTCTGCATGAAGGTTTATTATAG
- a CDS encoding bifunctional 5,10-methylenetetrahydrofolate dehydrogenase/5,10-methenyltetrahydrofolate cyclohydrolase: protein MQLLDGKFASEKIKLEIAAEAAEFLAQSGRKPHLLAILVGNDGGSETYVASKMKNCEKVGFQSSLIRYDTDVTEEELLQKIHEINSDAGVDGLIVQLPLPKHIDPEKVTEAIDHRKDVDGFHPVNLGRMMRNLPCFIPATPYGILLLLKAYGIDTAGKHCVVVGRSNIVGSPMSILMARNANPGNCTVTLTHSKTTNLKEIALQADIIIAAIGKKNFVTADMVKTGAIIIDVGINRETSETTKSGYKLYGDVDFENVAPLASWITPVPGGVGLMTIVGLLKNTLASAKKEIYS, encoded by the coding sequence ATGCAGTTACTGGACGGAAAATTCGCATCAGAAAAGATTAAATTAGAAATAGCAGCAGAAGCGGCAGAATTTTTAGCACAAAGTGGGCGTAAACCTCATTTATTAGCCATATTGGTTGGTAATGACGGTGGAAGTGAGACTTACGTGGCCAGCAAGATGAAAAATTGCGAAAAAGTAGGCTTTCAATCTTCGCTGATCAGATATGATACAGACGTAACTGAAGAAGAATTACTTCAAAAAATCCATGAGATCAATAGTGATGCAGGTGTAGATGGACTGATTGTTCAGCTTCCTCTCCCAAAACACATTGATCCGGAGAAAGTTACTGAAGCTATAGACCATCGTAAAGATGTAGACGGATTTCACCCGGTAAACTTAGGGCGTATGATGCGTAATCTGCCTTGTTTTATTCCGGCTACTCCTTATGGAATTTTATTGCTGCTGAAAGCTTATGGAATTGATACCGCAGGAAAACATTGTGTTGTTGTAGGACGAAGCAATATTGTAGGTAGCCCAATGAGTATTTTAATGGCGCGAAATGCAAATCCTGGAAATTGTACGGTTACGCTTACACACAGTAAGACTACCAATCTGAAAGAAATTGCTTTACAGGCAGATATTATTATTGCTGCTATCGGTAAAAAGAACTTTGTAACTGCTGATATGGTTAAAACTGGTGCAATCATTATTGATGTTGGTATTAACAGAGAGACTTCTGAGACTACCAAATCTGGCTATAAATTATATGGCGATGTTGATTTTGAGAACGTAGCTCCTTTAGCTTCATGGATTACACCTGTTCCGGGTGGAGTTGGTTTGATGACTATTGTTGGGTTATTGAAAAACACATTGGCCTCAGCTAAAAAAGAAATCTATTCTTAA
- a CDS encoding Rieske (2Fe-2S) protein, producing the protein MADLRWYKIEEEIPAGDFIRQINLAGKKLCLLRHQNEIHLVQNSCPHAGGILSGGWCEHGKLICPIHRYTYDLSTGRGAEGQGDYIDLYPVKEEPDGLYAGFKQSLFSRFFGKK; encoded by the coding sequence ATGGCTGATTTGCGCTGGTATAAAATTGAGGAAGAAATTCCAGCAGGGGATTTCATTCGTCAAATTAATCTGGCGGGTAAGAAATTGTGTCTGCTCAGGCATCAAAACGAAATTCACCTGGTGCAAAACTCTTGTCCGCATGCGGGTGGGATTCTTAGTGGTGGATGGTGCGAGCATGGGAAATTAATCTGTCCCATCCATCGGTACACTTATGATTTGTCAACCGGAAGAGGGGCAGAGGGGCAAGGGGACTACATAGATTTATATCCTGTAAAAGAAGAACCGGACGGTTTATATGCTGGATTTAAACAAAGCTTATTCAGCCGGTTTTTTGGCAAAAAATAA
- the recQ gene encoding DNA helicase RecQ: protein MDVKKSLFDNLQTFFGFDNFKGDQESIITNVLERKNTFVIMPTGGGKSICYQLPALMSEGTAIVISPLIALMKNQVDQLRAFGGSDSIAHFLNSSLNKSEIAQVKSDLLSGQTKLLYVAPESLSKPDNIEFLKLITISFVAVDEAHCISEWGHDFRPEYRRIRQVISGLGPDIPIIALTATATPKVQQDIIKNLQMADATLFKSSFNRPNLFYEIRPKRDVIKEIIRYIKYNTGKSGIIYCLSRKKVEEVAEALNLNGIKALPYHAGLEPKVRADTQDKFLMEDVEVIVATIAFGMGIDKPDVRFVIHHDIPKSMEGYYQETGRAGRDGGEGVCIAFYAQKDVDKLAKFMKDKPVAEREIGTQILKEVIDYAESGVCRRKQILHYFGENFNETGCNCMCDNCKKPKTYFEAEEHLKVALTLIKNIGEKFDDAHILCVLLGMETAQTIAYEHSKLQEFGLGKVEGENLWKSLIRQAVLNNFLSKDIDNYGLLRLTNSGNDFIKNPYSLKFILNVPIESSADDDEDDVKHGSGTLDTQLLQLLKDLRKKIAKQKNVPPFVVFQDPSLEEMCTHYPIAMDELKQISGVGNGKAMKFGTPFLELIKKYVTDNDIERPIDLIIKTQANKSQLKVSIIQNVDRQIGLEDIAKSKGITYSEILKEIEAIVNSGTKLNLNYFVDEMLDDDRQDEVFDYFRAAENDSIDEALKDLGETDYTREEIQLMRIKFMSELGN from the coding sequence ATGGATGTGAAAAAGTCGTTGTTTGACAACTTACAAACCTTTTTTGGTTTCGACAATTTTAAGGGGGATCAGGAATCAATTATTACCAATGTTCTTGAGCGGAAAAATACCTTTGTAATTATGCCAACGGGTGGGGGGAAATCTATCTGTTACCAATTACCAGCTTTAATGTCAGAAGGTACTGCCATCGTGATATCGCCGCTTATTGCGCTGATGAAAAATCAGGTGGATCAGTTGAGGGCTTTTGGTGGAAGTGACAGTATTGCACACTTTCTGAATTCTTCTTTAAATAAATCGGAAATAGCCCAGGTAAAAAGCGATTTGTTAAGTGGTCAGACTAAATTATTATACGTAGCCCCGGAATCATTATCCAAGCCGGATAATATCGAATTTCTGAAGCTTATTACGATCTCTTTTGTTGCGGTTGATGAAGCCCATTGTATTTCAGAATGGGGACATGATTTTCGTCCGGAGTACCGGAGGATCCGCCAGGTGATCAGCGGCCTGGGACCAGACATCCCGATTATTGCATTAACTGCAACGGCAACACCGAAGGTGCAGCAGGATATTATTAAGAACTTGCAGATGGCCGACGCTACCTTGTTTAAGTCCTCGTTTAACAGACCCAACTTATTTTATGAAATACGCCCTAAAAGGGATGTAATCAAAGAAATCATCAGGTACATTAAATACAATACAGGTAAATCCGGTATTATTTACTGCCTGAGCAGAAAAAAGGTGGAAGAAGTTGCTGAAGCATTAAACCTGAATGGCATCAAGGCATTGCCTTACCATGCCGGATTAGAACCTAAAGTCAGAGCCGATACGCAAGACAAATTCCTGATGGAAGATGTGGAGGTTATTGTGGCTACCATCGCTTTCGGGATGGGAATTGACAAACCTGATGTTCGTTTCGTAATTCACCATGATATTCCTAAAAGTATGGAAGGTTATTACCAGGAAACTGGAAGAGCCGGACGTGATGGCGGAGAAGGTGTTTGTATTGCATTTTACGCACAGAAAGATGTAGACAAGCTGGCTAAATTCATGAAAGATAAGCCGGTGGCTGAGCGTGAAATTGGTACACAAATCTTAAAAGAGGTTATTGACTACGCGGAATCAGGTGTGTGCCGCAGAAAGCAGATCCTGCATTATTTCGGAGAAAACTTCAACGAGACAGGCTGTAACTGTATGTGTGATAACTGTAAAAAACCTAAAACGTATTTTGAAGCCGAAGAGCACTTAAAGGTTGCACTGACGCTGATTAAAAATATCGGGGAGAAGTTTGACGATGCACATATCCTTTGTGTTTTATTAGGAATGGAGACCGCGCAGACTATCGCTTATGAGCATAGTAAACTGCAGGAGTTTGGACTGGGTAAAGTAGAAGGTGAAAATCTTTGGAAATCTTTAATCAGACAGGCCGTATTGAATAACTTTTTATCAAAAGATATTGATAACTATGGTTTATTAAGACTGACCAATTCGGGAAATGACTTCATCAAAAACCCATACAGTCTTAAATTCATTCTGAATGTACCTATCGAAAGTTCGGCAGATGACGATGAAGATGATGTAAAACATGGTAGTGGAACGCTGGATACGCAATTGCTTCAATTGCTGAAAGATCTGAGAAAAAAGATCGCGAAACAGAAAAATGTTCCTCCTTTCGTCGTTTTCCAGGACCCTTCACTCGAAGAAATGTGTACGCATTATCCGATTGCTATGGATGAACTGAAACAGATTTCGGGTGTCGGAAATGGCAAGGCTATGAAGTTTGGTACGCCTTTCCTTGAACTGATCAAAAAATATGTGACAGACAATGACATTGAGCGTCCTATAGATTTAATTATTAAAACACAGGCAAATAAATCACAATTAAAGGTTTCCATTATACAAAATGTAGACAGACAGATTGGACTGGAAGATATTGCCAAATCTAAAGGGATCACTTATAGTGAAATCCTGAAAGAAATAGAAGCGATTGTGAACTCCGGAACTAAGCTGAACCTGAACTACTTTGTAGATGAAATGCTGGATGACGATCGCCAGGACGAAGTATTTGATTACTTCCGTGCGGCTGAGAATGATTCAATTGATGAAGCTTTGAAAGATTTGGGTGAAACGGATTATACGCGTGAAGAGATACAATTAATGAGAATCAAGTTCATGTCAGAACTTGGAAATTAA
- a CDS encoding mannose-1-phosphate guanylyltransferase, producing the protein MNKDNYALIMAGGVGSRFWPVSRIEHPKQFIDFFGIGKTLIQSTYDRFLKICPPENIFIVTNEIYIDKVKSQLPDLPDNQILAEPIMRNTAPCIAYGSMKIAEINPDATIVVAPSDHTISNLDAFIAAIEQSLKAAKENDCLITLGIKPSRPDTGYGYIQYVETTLPTDPQINKVKIFTEKPNLELAKSFLQSGDFLWNAGIFIWSAKAINDAFSKHLPDMYDIFHLGASLYNTPEEKAFIGNAYLQCTNISIDFAIMEKADNVYVLPTDFGWSDLGTWASIYEMAEKDYVGNAVIPSEQVMMFNSSNCMVNVPEDKLVILQGLHDYIVVESNNTLLICPRSEEQSVKQIVADVKSNFGQKFI; encoded by the coding sequence ATGAACAAAGATAATTACGCCCTAATTATGGCCGGTGGCGTTGGCAGCCGTTTTTGGCCTGTAAGCAGAATCGAACATCCGAAACAGTTTATCGATTTTTTTGGTATAGGGAAAACGCTTATTCAAAGTACATATGATCGCTTTTTAAAAATATGTCCGCCCGAAAACATTTTCATTGTAACCAATGAAATTTATATAGATAAGGTAAAATCGCAGCTTCCTGACCTTCCGGATAATCAAATCCTTGCAGAACCTATTATGAGAAATACAGCGCCTTGTATTGCTTATGGCTCTATGAAGATTGCTGAGATTAATCCGGATGCGACTATTGTTGTTGCTCCATCAGATCACACCATATCCAATCTTGACGCCTTTATAGCAGCTATAGAGCAGTCTTTAAAAGCTGCTAAGGAAAACGACTGCCTGATCACTTTAGGGATCAAGCCGAGCCGCCCTGATACAGGTTATGGTTACATACAATATGTAGAAACCACCTTACCTACAGATCCGCAAATCAATAAAGTAAAAATATTCACAGAGAAACCTAATCTGGAACTGGCAAAGTCATTTTTACAAAGTGGTGATTTCTTATGGAACGCAGGTATTTTTATCTGGTCGGCCAAAGCAATCAATGACGCTTTCAGTAAACATCTGCCAGATATGTATGATATTTTCCACCTGGGTGCCTCTTTATACAATACACCAGAAGAGAAAGCCTTTATTGGCAATGCATATTTGCAATGCACCAATATTTCGATTGACTTCGCCATTATGGAAAAAGCTGATAATGTTTATGTGCTGCCTACCGATTTCGGGTGGTCAGACCTTGGGACATGGGCTTCTATTTATGAGATGGCAGAGAAAGATTATGTGGGTAATGCAGTGATCCCTTCTGAGCAGGTGATGATGTTCAACTCGTCAAACTGTATGGTCAATGTACCTGAGGACAAACTGGTTATCCTGCAGGGCTTACATGACTATATTGTAGTGGAATCGAACAATACACTGTTGATTTGTCCCAGATCTGAAGAACAGAGCGTGAAACAAATCGTAGCAGATGTAAAGTCTAATTTTGGACAGAAATTTATCTAG